A genomic window from Vigna radiata var. radiata cultivar VC1973A unplaced genomic scaffold, Vradiata_ver6 scaffold_153, whole genome shotgun sequence includes:
- the LOC106752642 gene encoding protein CHLOROPLAST IMPORT APPARATUS 2 isoform X2, protein MGCTSVLRSPKKEEQEVPDSITSLLPNSNQSYTYEDFNILDEMEGVFNSKEEQKLLQQDSSSGEFHWDFMEWEEFAPIEEEGEDENEGKEQVTESMRQYPFEEKQIKRENIVGFWEMDDEKMVALNLNLNYQEVLDAWSNRGSLWADDCSLSLATNNAYYNGEVPVLEEERARREASVLRYKEKRQNRLFSKKIRYQVRKLNADKRPRIKGRFVKRH, encoded by the exons ATGGGCTGTACTTCAGTACTCAGAAGCCCGAAGAAAGAAGAACAAGAGGTACCAGATTCTATCACTTCCTTATTACCAAATTCTAACCAATCTTACACCTATGAAGATTTCAATATTTTGGACGAAATGGAAGGCGTCTTCAACTCCAAAGAGGAGCAAAAGTTACTGCAACAAGACTCTTCGAGTGGCGAATTCCATTGGGATTTCATGGAATGGGAGGAGTTTGCTCCCATTGAAGAGGAAGGAGAAGACGAAAACGAAGGAAAAGAGCAGGTAACAGAGAGCATGAGACAGTACCCTTTTGAGGAGAAGCagataaagagagaaaacattGTTGGGTTTTGGGAAATGGATGATGAGAAGATGGTGGCTTTGAACTTGAACTTGAACTATCAAGAGGTTTTGGATGCATGGTCTAACCGAGGCTCTCTTTGGGCTGATGACTGTTCTCTTTCCTTGGCAACCAACAATGCTTACTAT AATGGAGAAGTGCCAGTGTTGGAAGAAGAGAGAGCGAGAAGGGAAGCAAGTGTTCTTAGATACAAAGAAAAACGTCAGAACAGATTGTTCTCAAAGAAGATAAGATACCAAGTTCGGAAACTAAACGCTGATAAAAGACCAAGAATCAAG GGTCGCTTTGTGAAGAGACACTGA
- the LOC106752642 gene encoding protein CHLOROPLAST IMPORT APPARATUS 2 isoform X1, with translation MGCTSVLRSPKKEEQEVPDSITSLLPNSNQSYTYEDFNILDEMEGVFNSKEEQKLLQQDSSSGEFHWDFMEWEEFAPIEEEGEDENEGKEQVTESMRQYPFEEKQIKRENIVGFWEMDDEKMVALNLNLNYQEVLDAWSNRGSLWADDCSLSLATNNAYYNGEVPVLEEERARREASVLRYKEKRQNRLFSKKIRYQVRKLNADKRPRIKVSLLNFVFLFGFAVCSFCFVLL, from the exons ATGGGCTGTACTTCAGTACTCAGAAGCCCGAAGAAAGAAGAACAAGAGGTACCAGATTCTATCACTTCCTTATTACCAAATTCTAACCAATCTTACACCTATGAAGATTTCAATATTTTGGACGAAATGGAAGGCGTCTTCAACTCCAAAGAGGAGCAAAAGTTACTGCAACAAGACTCTTCGAGTGGCGAATTCCATTGGGATTTCATGGAATGGGAGGAGTTTGCTCCCATTGAAGAGGAAGGAGAAGACGAAAACGAAGGAAAAGAGCAGGTAACAGAGAGCATGAGACAGTACCCTTTTGAGGAGAAGCagataaagagagaaaacattGTTGGGTTTTGGGAAATGGATGATGAGAAGATGGTGGCTTTGAACTTGAACTTGAACTATCAAGAGGTTTTGGATGCATGGTCTAACCGAGGCTCTCTTTGGGCTGATGACTGTTCTCTTTCCTTGGCAACCAACAATGCTTACTAT AATGGAGAAGTGCCAGTGTTGGAAGAAGAGAGAGCGAGAAGGGAAGCAAGTGTTCTTAGATACAAAGAAAAACGTCAGAACAGATTGTTCTCAAAGAAGATAAGATACCAAGTTCGGAAACTAAACGCTGATAAAAGACCAAGAATCAAGGTTTCACTTTTgaattttgtgtttctttttggTTTTGCAGTATgctcattttgttttgttttgttatga
- the LOC106752620 gene encoding LOB domain-containing protein 12, with amino-acid sequence MGGTSSPCASCKLLRRRCSPDCIFAPYFPSNDLCKFAIVHKVFGCSNITKILKNVPVEQRGDAVRSLVYEANARIINPVYGCVGIISKLETQVSELQMQLAVVEEEILSIKMQQEFIFTNGST; translated from the exons ATGGGTGGTACTTCTTCACCTTGTGCTTCCTGCAAGTTGTTGAGGCGCCGTTGCTCTCCGGATTGCATCTTTGCTCCTTATTTTCCATCAAACGATCTCTGCAAGTTTGCCATTGTGCACAAGGTCTTTGGCTGCAGCAATATCACCAAAATATTAAAG AATGTTCCCGTTGAGCAAAGAGGAGATGCTGTGAGGAGTTTAGTTTATGAAGCAAATGCACGAATTATAAACCCTGTTTATGGTTGTGTTGGAATCATATCTAAGCTAGAAACTCAAGTTTCTGAGTTACAAATGCAGCTTGCAGTAGTTGAGGAAGAAATTCTCAGCATAAAAATGCAGCAAGAATTTATCTTCACCAATGGTAGTACATAA
- the LOC106752590 gene encoding protein FLC EXPRESSOR yields the protein MAGRKHAPSSFTRLDEARLAHSSSVAAVRALEDRVDKRHREIQNLIADNQRLAGIHVALKHDLAATQEELRRLSATAAEVKAERDEEVREIYEKSLKVDAEVRAVAAMSAELDRVRADVKELAAAKKGLAAQLQTVDSDLETARAEAQFLPAIKADIEAMLHEIQRGRNAIEFEKKTHASNLEHKRAMDNNMIIMSSEVEKLRAELANAEKRARAAMAADAKPSPGYPPDNYDNREMGYGGVRYPPGSYSMHQMQAGVDSHSQNAAGAPLHHSYDHQRSQVPR from the exons ATGGCGGGGCGCAAACACGCGCCCTCCTCCTTCACGCGCCTCGACGAAGCGCGCCTCGCACATTCCTCATCCGTCGCGGCGGTCCGCGCCCTCGAGGACCGCGTCGACAAGCGCCATCGCGAGATCCAGAACCTCATCGCCGACAACCAGCGCCTCGCTGGCATCCACGTGGCCCTAAAGCATGACCTCGCCGCCACTCAGGAGGAGCTCCGTCGCCTCTCCGCAACGGCTGCCGAGGTCAAGGCCGAGCGCGACGAGGAAGTGCGCGAGATCTATGAGAAGTCGCTGAAGGTGGACGCGGAGGTGCGCGCCGTTGCCGCAATGAGCGCGGAGCTGGATCGGGTTCGGGCGGACGTAAAAGAGCTTGCGGCGGCGAAGAAGGGGCTTGCGGCGCAGCTGCAGACAGTGGATAGTGACCTCGAGACGGCGCGCGCCGAGGCGCAGTTTTTGCCGGCGATCAAAGCCGATATAGAGGCCATGCTCCACGAGATTCAACGAGGAAg GAATGCTATTGAATTTGAGAAGAAGACACATGCTAGTAACCTCGAACACAAACGGGCAATGGACAACAATATGATTATAATGTCCAGTGAGGTTGAAAAGTTACGTGCTGAGTTGGCTAATGCAGAGAAGAGGGCAAGGGCTGCAATGGCTGCAGATGCAAAACCAA GTCCTGGATATCCTCCTGATAACTATGACAATCGTGAGATGGGGTATGGAGGAGTCAGATACCCTCCTGGTTCTTATAGCATGCATCAG ATGCAAGCTGGGGTTGACTCACATTCTCAAAATGCAGCCGGAGCACCCTTACATCATTCTTATGATCACCAACGTTCTCAAGTACCACGGTAG